The proteins below come from a single Psychrobacter sp. PL19 genomic window:
- the zorA gene encoding anti-phage ZorAB system protein ZorA — protein MDLLGLAQLSQKFFVLPLSMLIFVLVIGIIFWWFYTRPAKSLSNKLSQLVNDIDKLNEGSNVDKDSLDANFVDNPSLEQAWKNYKKTFHDIYETEDGEANIVHSRATVPSDVFFTESIIVDIPLKVDFYKHLPGLITGIGIIATFAGLLMGLWAFDPAGDPDKVQDSLALLLTGVAEAFMASALAITTAMLITWREKSWLRQCYAQLQRLNTAIDNAFTADDSGEEYLAKLLKSSQANEVNARQLKDSLVNDLKAMMTNLVEENKRNQAALANQLSDSYAQTSQSMATQIGESITDNLQGPLDKIASSVQQVSGDQGSAVQELMTDVLTAFMSKLETTFGGQMTGMSEMMTQSVTAMREMQSGFSQLITDMQTNSEVSTKTLETQMAAMMEDIHQKQNEMSTQMNEMVENLSAGSAKIGDQGLYAVEQLNSKVSELVSGLGTSMSDLLSNVAEQRIEQDRQISDNQQKLHEQSSVLIDNLGSEIKELIVHSQNAVQSHKENIQKLSQVTTDSITGMNSGAEKMRVASEQFTTAGSSLITVTGKTSELIAQVNTTSTNMTSASSNLIELIRDYKNSQNSVNLAIETLESLIQQSKSEASMSSQMLNDMKNMTTALNQVKMEMQEYLAEVSDVLVKSFDSFGTSVESSLNHSLVSFDNTLDQAVKRLATGVEGLGNVVEDLEDLTQKTRR, from the coding sequence ATGGATTTGTTAGGTTTAGCGCAACTTTCGCAAAAGTTCTTTGTTTTGCCATTATCAATGCTTATTTTTGTTTTGGTTATCGGTATTATATTTTGGTGGTTTTATACAAGACCAGCTAAATCACTGAGTAATAAGCTGTCACAATTAGTTAATGATATCGACAAGCTTAATGAAGGATCTAATGTTGATAAAGACTCGTTGGACGCCAATTTTGTAGATAACCCTTCTTTAGAGCAAGCTTGGAAAAACTATAAAAAGACCTTTCATGATATTTATGAAACGGAAGATGGTGAAGCTAATATAGTTCATTCTCGGGCAACGGTACCAAGTGATGTATTTTTCACGGAATCCATCATTGTGGATATTCCATTAAAAGTAGATTTTTATAAGCATTTGCCAGGTCTAATTACTGGTATTGGTATTATTGCGACTTTCGCAGGTCTATTGATGGGATTATGGGCGTTTGACCCTGCGGGTGACCCTGATAAGGTTCAAGACAGTCTGGCTTTGTTACTAACAGGGGTTGCAGAAGCCTTTATGGCATCTGCGTTGGCTATCACCACCGCAATGCTGATTACTTGGCGTGAAAAGTCATGGCTTAGACAGTGTTATGCGCAATTACAACGTTTAAATACCGCCATTGATAATGCCTTTACTGCCGATGACAGTGGTGAGGAATACTTAGCCAAATTACTCAAATCCTCTCAAGCCAATGAGGTGAATGCTCGACAGCTTAAAGATAGCTTGGTTAATGACTTAAAAGCCATGATGACTAATTTGGTCGAAGAGAATAAAAGAAATCAAGCTGCCCTTGCGAATCAGTTAAGTGACTCTTATGCTCAAACAAGTCAATCGATGGCAACCCAAATTGGTGAATCCATTACAGATAATTTGCAAGGTCCTTTAGATAAGATTGCCTCAAGCGTGCAGCAGGTCAGCGGTGATCAAGGTTCGGCTGTGCAAGAGCTTATGACTGATGTGCTAACTGCATTCATGAGTAAGCTGGAAACGACGTTTGGCGGTCAAATGACAGGTATGAGTGAGATGATGACTCAGTCTGTCACTGCAATGCGTGAGATGCAGTCAGGTTTCTCCCAATTAATTACTGATATGCAAACCAACAGTGAAGTCTCAACTAAAACGTTAGAGACCCAAATGGCGGCAATGATGGAGGACATTCATCAAAAGCAAAATGAGATGTCTACCCAAATGAACGAAATGGTAGAGAATCTATCTGCGGGTTCGGCTAAAATTGGTGATCAAGGGTTATATGCTGTTGAGCAGTTAAACAGTAAGGTTTCAGAGCTTGTATCAGGTTTAGGTACTTCAATGTCAGACCTGCTATCAAATGTCGCAGAGCAACGTATCGAGCAGGATCGCCAAATATCAGATAATCAACAAAAATTGCATGAGCAGTCCTCTGTATTGATTGATAACTTAGGCAGTGAAATTAAAGAGTTGATTGTTCATAGTCAAAATGCGGTTCAGAGTCATAAAGAAAATATCCAAAAACTATCTCAAGTGACTACTGATAGCATCACTGGTATGAATAGTGGTGCGGAAAAAATGCGTGTAGCTTCTGAACAGTTTACGACGGCTGGCAGCTCACTAATCACAGTGACTGGTAAAACCTCAGAGCTTATTGCACAGGTTAATACGACGTCAACCAATATGACCAGTGCCAGCAGTAACCTTATTGAGTTAATAAGAGATTATAAGAACTCTCAAAACAGCGTTAATCTTGCAATTGAAACACTAGAAAGTCTCATTCAGCAGTCAAAGTCTGAAGCTAGCATGAGTAGTCAAATGCTTAATGATATGAAGAATATGACGACAGCTCTAAACCAAGTCAAGATGGAAATGCAAGAATATTTAGCAGAAGTTAGTGATGTTCTAGTGAAGAGTTTTGATAGCTTTGGTACTTCCGTTGAAAGTAGTCTAAATCATTCGTTAGTGTCTTTTGATAACACACTTGATCAAGCCGTTAAACGCCTTGCAACAGGTGTTGAGGGTCTAGGAAATGTGGTTGAAGACCTTGAAGACCTTACGCAAAAAACCAGACGCTAA
- the zorB1 gene encoding type I Zorya anti-phage system protein ZorB1 — MIGNRYAKKPRSKDEGEKPFWISFADLMTALMTLFLVVMAVSLMVVTKKINEATQAEKERSSEVLDICTSIKDDPTLKNQLITVDCKENRINFGEAGRFGYNDYRLNSEGIKALSALVPVVLEAANSENGKKWFKQIVIEGFTDTDGSYLYNLNLSLRRSEWVMCSLLDPTFNQEITLTDAQKNQIKQLFLAGGVSFNAAKDSKEASRRVELRMQFYGLKEKESAEAQPIFVSAPIETCQLAR; from the coding sequence ATGATTGGTAATAGGTACGCTAAGAAGCCTCGTTCAAAGGATGAGGGTGAAAAGCCTTTCTGGATCTCATTTGCTGACTTAATGACAGCTCTCATGACACTGTTTTTAGTCGTGATGGCAGTATCATTAATGGTAGTTACTAAGAAAATTAACGAAGCAACACAAGCGGAGAAAGAGCGGAGTTCAGAGGTCTTAGATATTTGTACTAGTATTAAAGACGACCCTACTTTAAAGAATCAGCTCATCACCGTAGACTGTAAAGAGAACCGTATAAATTTTGGTGAAGCAGGCCGTTTTGGGTACAATGATTACCGCTTAAATTCAGAGGGTATAAAGGCTTTAAGTGCTTTGGTCCCTGTTGTCTTGGAAGCTGCCAATAGTGAAAACGGCAAAAAATGGTTTAAACAGATTGTGATTGAGGGCTTTACAGATACCGATGGATCATACTTATATAACTTGAATTTGAGTCTACGCCGTTCGGAGTGGGTGATGTGTAGCTTATTGGATCCTACATTCAATCAAGAAATTACCTTAACTGACGCGCAAAAAAATCAAATCAAACAGCTATTTTTGGCTGGTGGCGTCTCATTCAATGCGGCAAAAGACAGTAAAGAAGCTTCACGTCGTGTAGAACTAAGAATGCAGTTTTATGGCTTAAAAGAAAAAGAAAGTGCTGAGGCGCAGCCGATTTTCGTCTCTGCCCCTATTGAAACCTGTCAGCTGGCAAGGTGA
- a CDS encoding EH signature domain-containing protein — MSIAILKQRLNQSVDNFSEPAQIHNKFVKPNKLIKTLELIERKFDDMESIQPIEEKIVNSILKLEKQGKDYLTKRDWKNLAWSLSKKLLSYEDKILFTFKGSELIEQFNKIDPELLKVVYFPLLYSYFAVEQDEINKRPNNWIQLRNILNTNRSTLFRATLRPKKWLTTLTDHPEVLSLDPSKRFIRDFLHNSDDSRVSSQLESLSIAPNSWFWDSLVSSSIKSVKTMKEDDYFKVIPRFLLLLEKNPIYTTAILTALLERYASTSKRTLVHEALKSVCLTQWGNPQYDSSAGWRNVHPDTRKMVVQWFVRADLEAFFKLFSHTADVDRFNYWIKFIDKISFSQIFLGSAAVQSRHAEHRKFIELNRGRLKNLVGSTASNNAFLLKIDNIHIVDFSDTGNACYGYSNLPFNIDKKNITVFELKNKPHSVFKSDSGRGMSLSHSGNWEARFDEKLAELGVFSNQSNSPKYKRRY, encoded by the coding sequence ATGAGTATCGCTATTTTAAAGCAAAGGTTAAATCAGAGTGTCGATAATTTCTCTGAGCCTGCCCAAATACATAATAAATTTGTCAAACCGAACAAGTTAATTAAGACATTAGAGCTCATTGAACGTAAGTTTGATGATATGGAGAGTATTCAGCCTATCGAAGAAAAAATTGTTAACTCAATTTTAAAATTAGAAAAGCAGGGTAAAGACTATCTCACAAAACGCGATTGGAAGAATCTAGCTTGGTCACTCAGTAAGAAGTTGCTAAGTTATGAGGACAAAATACTTTTCACTTTCAAAGGTAGCGAGCTCATTGAACAATTTAATAAAATTGATCCTGAGCTGCTAAAGGTTGTTTATTTCCCTCTGCTTTATAGTTATTTTGCGGTAGAACAAGATGAGATAAATAAACGGCCCAATAACTGGATTCAGCTCAGGAATATCTTAAATACCAATCGCTCTACGTTGTTTCGAGCCACTCTTAGGCCTAAAAAATGGCTTACCACGTTAACTGATCATCCTGAAGTGCTCTCGCTAGATCCTTCCAAAAGATTTATTCGTGACTTTTTACACAATAGCGATGACAGCAGAGTGAGTAGTCAGTTAGAAAGCTTAAGCATTGCTCCTAATAGCTGGTTTTGGGATAGCTTGGTAAGCTCATCTATCAAGTCAGTCAAGACAATGAAGGAAGATGACTACTTTAAGGTGATACCGCGTTTCTTACTTCTCCTCGAAAAGAATCCAATTTATACTACAGCTATTTTAACGGCTTTACTTGAACGTTATGCTTCTACTTCAAAACGCACACTTGTGCACGAAGCTTTAAAGAGTGTTTGTTTGACGCAATGGGGTAACCCGCAATACGACTCATCAGCAGGTTGGCGAAATGTACACCCAGATACTAGAAAAATGGTTGTTCAGTGGTTTGTAAGAGCAGATTTAGAGGCTTTCTTTAAATTATTCAGCCATACAGCTGATGTCGATCGTTTTAATTATTGGATAAAGTTTATCGACAAAATCTCTTTTTCTCAGATATTTCTAGGTTCAGCCGCCGTACAATCTAGACATGCTGAACATAGAAAGTTTATAGAGCTCAACCGTGGTAGGCTGAAAAATCTTGTAGGATCTACTGCTAGTAATAATGCCTTTCTACTTAAAATCGATAACATCCATATTGTTGATTTTTCAGATACAGGAAATGCTTGTTATGGATATAGTAATTTACCCTTTAATATTGATAAGAAAAACATAACTGTTTTTGAATTAAAGAACAAACCGCATTCAGTCTTTAAAAGTGATTCTGGTCGAGGAATGAGTTTAAGTCATTCAGGAAACTGGGAAGCTAGATTTGATGAAAAACTTGCTGAGTTGGGAGTCTTTTCTAATCAATCTAATAGTCCAAAATACAAAAGACGTTATTAG
- a CDS encoding DEAD/DEAH box helicase: MKLAFWKRNKAVDDTNREELVEKIVSLPLQYDDMGLKHCYTAVAKTDADFYWESLADEEVAYQLDDSYILPWEELFQIKQDPDHSDVINLLNLPLSNDLYPIIRSENGLSDSNFQIILDGWCDKNKVKFKGSIKRTGAIISLTGKEYLLNESAWKLLEKIKEFSRITDKDKSTNQKYWAQIRGLANKSEANLDEFLRKTIVLAPDELQLNLRKNLVSSESVVEVQPDFKDSPSNWLQTFDKYNEVQDEYTISLPEGGLAHVIIEPQVKSVLNEIKKMPNRRITGERAQTFLHNPFAQLGEDAIEVISPEGFEQSKEEAEIYSYRLLVDKAYDEASHFSSAQLTLHENSSRAQDPVLLELSNLAQAQHFIATYERSSPVFLWAGYSIDRTNYLENQVEELKSDLEKIQQYDDELQAKTVLDLSNYSDRVIGIGEAEKLSSEAIQKDSGESEWLPQNLIDESADLSQFTSDNNDATTELLEQRIQHAEAEGESFVLHPDSNASIPLDDAKKLLDELRDSKSGDSAENDVEQEQPEADETKKKSTLLIANNIDEADFTKKRSETLTFDESNRPQARLPSSFRSQEFSLKKHQEYGIAWLQNLYQYAPIQISGCLLADDMGLGKTLQLLCFIGEYLETTEDKKPALVVAPVSLLENWEAEINRFFSAKFGKVLSLYGDNLKQRKIPKHLISSQLRNDYGITNLLEENWLGGADIVLTTYETMRDLEFSLGRVDWSVMICDEAQKIKVPTAMVTKAAKAQKADFKIACTGTPVENSLVDLWCLFDFIQENLMGSLSEFNKEYRRPIEKKDDEDNAIIDYLRQLIEPQVLRRMKHDVAELPAKHEINDCKNIKISTLQRTLYKQVSNDYRSLSEQGHKGVMLKALHDMRMICAHPLNLQEQATIKDSPKAEWLIKTLESIKQKDEKVIIFTEFRAIQVFLKRLLLERFGLNVTTVNGDSNTNSRVGLTRQGIIDKFQEMDGFNVIILSTVAVGFGVNIQKANHVIHYTRSWNPAKEDQATDRAYRIGQDKEVFVYYPSIAADDFDTFEIKLDKLLSSKRSLADDMLKPEVDLKQELIQSIY; encoded by the coding sequence ATGAAGTTAGCATTCTGGAAAAGAAATAAAGCTGTTGACGATACTAATAGAGAAGAGTTGGTAGAAAAAATCGTGTCTTTACCGCTACAATATGATGACATGGGTTTAAAGCACTGCTATACAGCTGTGGCTAAAACTGATGCGGATTTCTACTGGGAGAGTTTAGCCGATGAAGAGGTTGCTTATCAGCTAGATGATAGCTATATATTGCCATGGGAAGAGTTGTTTCAGATTAAACAAGACCCTGATCATAGCGATGTCATTAATTTGCTCAACTTGCCACTATCAAATGATTTATACCCGATAATTCGTAGTGAAAATGGGCTAAGTGATTCTAATTTTCAAATCATTCTGGATGGTTGGTGTGATAAAAATAAGGTTAAGTTTAAAGGCTCAATCAAACGAACAGGCGCAATTATTAGTCTTACTGGTAAAGAATATTTATTGAATGAAAGCGCTTGGAAGTTATTAGAGAAAATTAAAGAGTTCTCTCGTATTACGGATAAAGATAAATCAACAAATCAAAAATATTGGGCGCAAATACGTGGTTTAGCAAATAAAAGTGAAGCGAACTTAGATGAGTTCCTACGTAAAACAATCGTACTGGCCCCAGATGAGCTCCAACTTAACCTTCGTAAAAACTTAGTTAGTTCAGAGTCAGTGGTAGAGGTGCAGCCTGATTTTAAAGACTCGCCCTCAAATTGGCTACAAACTTTTGATAAGTATAATGAAGTGCAAGATGAATATACAATCAGCTTACCAGAAGGTGGTTTGGCACACGTTATCATCGAGCCGCAAGTTAAAAGTGTACTAAATGAAATTAAGAAGATGCCAAATCGTCGGATAACTGGTGAGCGTGCACAGACTTTTTTACATAATCCTTTTGCTCAGTTAGGGGAGGATGCGATAGAGGTTATATCTCCAGAGGGCTTCGAGCAATCAAAAGAAGAGGCAGAAATCTATAGCTACCGTTTGCTAGTAGATAAAGCCTATGATGAAGCATCGCATTTTAGTTCCGCTCAGTTAACGTTGCATGAAAACTCAAGTAGAGCACAAGACCCTGTTCTTTTAGAGCTTTCAAATCTAGCGCAAGCCCAACACTTTATTGCTACTTATGAGCGATCATCACCTGTGTTCCTATGGGCAGGTTACAGTATAGATAGAACCAACTACTTAGAAAATCAAGTAGAAGAGCTGAAAAGTGATCTAGAAAAAATTCAACAGTATGATGATGAGTTGCAAGCTAAAACAGTGCTAGATTTAAGCAACTACAGCGATAGAGTGATAGGGATTGGTGAAGCTGAAAAACTGAGCTCTGAAGCAATTCAAAAAGATAGTGGTGAATCCGAATGGTTACCACAGAATCTTATAGATGAGTCAGCCGACTTATCTCAATTTACTTCTGATAATAATGATGCCACTACTGAACTACTTGAGCAACGTATCCAGCATGCAGAGGCAGAAGGGGAGAGCTTTGTTCTACATCCGGACAGCAACGCCTCTATTCCATTAGATGATGCAAAAAAATTACTTGATGAACTGCGTGATTCAAAGAGTGGAGACTCAGCTGAAAACGACGTAGAGCAAGAGCAGCCAGAAGCTGATGAAACAAAGAAAAAATCTACCTTATTGATTGCTAATAATATCGATGAGGCAGACTTTACTAAAAAGCGATCTGAGACTCTGACTTTCGATGAAAGTAATCGCCCTCAGGCCAGGTTGCCATCAAGTTTTAGAAGCCAAGAATTTAGTCTAAAAAAGCATCAAGAGTACGGTATCGCTTGGCTACAAAACCTATATCAGTATGCGCCAATTCAGATAAGCGGCTGCTTGTTAGCGGATGATATGGGATTAGGGAAAACTTTGCAGTTACTTTGTTTTATTGGTGAATACTTAGAAACTACAGAAGATAAAAAGCCTGCATTAGTCGTAGCGCCAGTTTCTTTATTGGAGAACTGGGAGGCTGAAATCAATAGGTTTTTTAGCGCAAAATTTGGCAAGGTTCTAAGCTTGTATGGAGATAACTTAAAACAGCGAAAAATACCGAAGCACTTAATATCTTCTCAATTAAGAAATGATTATGGAATAACGAATCTACTTGAAGAAAATTGGTTAGGTGGTGCAGATATCGTATTGACTACTTATGAAACAATGCGAGACCTTGAGTTTTCTTTAGGAAGGGTAGATTGGAGTGTGATGATATGCGATGAAGCACAAAAAATAAAGGTGCCCACTGCAATGGTTACTAAAGCTGCTAAAGCTCAAAAAGCAGACTTTAAAATCGCTTGTACAGGCACGCCTGTAGAAAACTCACTTGTTGATCTATGGTGCTTATTTGATTTCATTCAAGAAAATCTAATGGGTTCGCTTAGTGAATTTAATAAAGAGTATCGACGTCCTATTGAAAAGAAAGACGATGAAGACAATGCGATAATAGATTACCTTCGTCAATTGATTGAGCCACAAGTATTAAGACGTATGAAGCATGATGTCGCTGAGTTGCCAGCAAAACACGAAATTAATGATTGTAAAAATATTAAAATATCAACGTTGCAACGCACACTATATAAACAAGTATCAAATGATTATAGAAGTTTATCTGAGCAAGGCCACAAAGGCGTTATGTTAAAAGCACTACATGATATGCGAATGATTTGTGCTCATCCCCTGAATTTGCAAGAACAAGCGACTATTAAAGATTCACCTAAAGCCGAATGGTTAATAAAGACTTTAGAGAGTATAAAACAAAAAGATGAGAAGGTTATCATTTTTACTGAGTTCAGGGCTATTCAAGTGTTCTTAAAACGCCTTCTCCTTGAGCGATTTGGATTAAACGTTACTACAGTAAACGGGGATTCCAACACTAACAGTAGAGTAGGCTTAACTCGACAAGGTATTATTGATAAGTTCCAAGAAATGGATGGTTTCAACGTGATTATATTATCTACGGTGGCAGTGGGCTTTGGGGTGAATATCCAAAAAGCGAATCATGTGATTCATTATACACGTAGTTGGAACCCAGCTAAGGAAGACCAAGCAACTGATAGAGCCTATCGAATTGGGCAAGATAAAGAGGTTTTTGTTTATTACCCATCTATTGCAGCAGATGATTTTGATACTTTTGAGATTAAATTGGACAAGCTATTATCAAGCAAACGTAGTTTAGCTGATGATATGTTAAAACCAGAAGTGGATCTTAAACAAGAGTTGATTCAGTCGATTTATTAA
- a CDS encoding leucine-rich repeat domain-containing protein: MTAYSDKTNQDDNTTRNQDTHVEDWMMEIWDWMDNHNMHGSLDSIVPRDPEALRQLERLDLGYGKLTSYSYIDNKSVLQSESESTKPLPGAIGNLKNLKYLRLIGFEELPEEIAQLDNLETLVYMKCSFIEFPKVLCKLKNLKSLSIFSKSLERFPNELGNLSSLTSFDMRGTQVQHLPYSIGSLSKLRSIELYANEDLKALPDSIGNLTNLTKLEVRASHLETLPRSIGNLNRLKSLVLYQNGLQSLPNNITNLKALEQLDVNENLPSGASETVNQFLDSVGGKAT, encoded by the coding sequence ATGACAGCATATAGCGATAAAACCAACCAAGATGACAACACTACTCGTAATCAAGATACACACGTTGAAGACTGGATGATGGAAATATGGGACTGGATGGATAACCATAATATGCATGGTAGCCTTGACAGCATTGTTCCTCGTGATCCTGAAGCATTACGTCAGTTAGAAAGGCTTGATTTAGGATATGGAAAATTGACGAGTTATAGCTATATTGATAATAAATCAGTATTACAAAGCGAAAGTGAGTCCACTAAGCCATTGCCAGGCGCTATCGGCAATTTAAAGAACCTGAAATACCTTAGACTGATCGGTTTTGAAGAGCTACCGGAAGAAATTGCTCAATTAGATAACTTAGAGACGCTAGTATATATGAAGTGCTCTTTCATTGAATTCCCAAAGGTACTCTGTAAACTAAAAAACCTTAAATCCCTAAGTATCTTTTCAAAAAGCTTAGAGAGGTTTCCTAATGAGCTCGGCAATCTATCATCTCTTACCAGTTTTGATATGAGGGGAACGCAGGTTCAACACTTACCATACTCTATTGGTAGTCTAAGCAAGCTCAGAAGCATTGAGCTGTATGCTAATGAAGATTTGAAGGCTTTGCCTGATAGTATCGGAAATTTAACAAACCTTACAAAATTAGAAGTACGTGCTTCTCACCTCGAAACCCTGCCACGTTCTATAGGCAATCTAAATAGATTAAAAAGCCTTGTACTCTATCAAAATGGTCTGCAAAGTTTGCCCAATAACATTACCAACCTGAAAGCATTGGAACAACTCGATGTTAATGAGAATCTTCCATCGGGTGCATCAGAAACTGTCAATCAATTTTTGGATAGTGTTGGTGGTAAGGCGACTTAG
- the ppiC gene encoding peptidylprolyl isomerase PpiC produces the protein MARTASALHILVKHKEVAEDIIAKLKKGAQFDVLAKKHSTCPSGKKGGNLGEFKQGQMVPAFDKVCFSGELFTPHLVKTKFGWHVVKVLYRT, from the coding sequence ATGGCTCGTACAGCTAGCGCATTACACATTTTAGTAAAACACAAAGAAGTGGCTGAGGACATTATTGCCAAGCTTAAAAAAGGTGCCCAGTTTGATGTGTTGGCTAAGAAACACTCAACCTGCCCATCAGGTAAAAAAGGCGGCAATTTAGGTGAGTTTAAACAAGGCCAAATGGTACCAGCATTTGATAAAGTCTGCTTCAGCGGCGAACTCTTCACCCCGCATTTAGTGAAAACCAAATTTGGCTGGCATGTGGTTAAAGTGCTTTATAGGACGTAA
- a CDS encoding alpha-keto acid decarboxylase family protein — protein sequence MSQEYTIADYLFERIAEAGATEVFGVPGDFNLTFLDNIIASDKLRWVGNTNELNAGYAADGYARERGFAAMVTTFGVGELSAINATAGSYAEYAPVLHVVGAPAMAQQASKRRIHHSLGDGVFNHFIKMVEPVTVARAQITSENAASEIDRVIRMVLKKHRPGYLMLSPDVARLPIYPPTTKLIDSTEDITSQAALVDFKQALIEFLPNKTTTLMADLMVHRLGLQNQLKALIADTEIPYTTLSWGKTLLDEHSERWAGTYAGVASRPVVKDAVENCECLIKIGVQYTDTTTAGFSQDINEEVVVDLHYERATISGRNFAPIALKDALQALHEVMTSGINIVPKPLCKKIEPHQQKGKDDEPIRQDDLWHIIADRLDHNNLVFAEQGTAYFGISDVRLPEGVTCYGQPMWGSIGYTLPASLGGAIASPDKRSVLLIGDGSALLTIQEIAVMIQERINPVIVLINNDGYTVERAIHGENQRYNDIPKCNWQLMPQAFGGNEDNTLLLKVETAGELKAALLKAAATTDKMVMLEVITDKHDIPPLLADISAALKPSKA from the coding sequence ATGAGCCAAGAATACACTATCGCTGATTATTTATTTGAGCGTATCGCTGAGGCGGGCGCGACTGAAGTATTTGGTGTGCCTGGTGATTTTAACTTAACATTTTTAGATAACATCATTGCTTCTGATAAGCTACGCTGGGTAGGCAATACCAACGAGCTGAACGCAGGCTACGCTGCAGACGGTTATGCGCGTGAGCGCGGTTTTGCTGCGATGGTGACGACTTTTGGCGTAGGGGAGCTGTCTGCAATTAACGCTACTGCTGGCTCTTATGCTGAATATGCCCCGGTATTGCATGTGGTTGGGGCACCTGCTATGGCGCAACAGGCGAGCAAGCGCCGGATCCATCACTCGCTTGGTGATGGCGTGTTCAATCACTTTATCAAGATGGTAGAGCCAGTGACTGTGGCGCGTGCGCAAATCACTTCTGAAAATGCGGCCTCTGAGATAGATCGAGTGATTCGTATGGTGCTTAAAAAACACCGTCCAGGCTATCTGATGCTATCACCCGATGTAGCGCGTCTGCCCATTTATCCGCCGACAACTAAGCTCATTGATAGTACAGAAGATATTACCAGTCAAGCGGCCTTAGTCGACTTTAAGCAAGCACTGATAGAGTTTTTACCGAATAAGACCACGACCTTGATGGCCGATTTAATGGTGCATCGTCTGGGACTACAAAACCAGCTTAAGGCTTTAATAGCCGACACTGAGATCCCCTATACGACGTTATCGTGGGGCAAGACCTTGCTGGATGAACACAGTGAACGTTGGGCAGGTACTTATGCTGGCGTGGCGTCACGTCCAGTGGTCAAAGATGCGGTTGAGAACTGTGAATGTTTGATTAAGATTGGGGTACAATATACCGATACCACTACTGCTGGCTTTAGCCAAGACATTAATGAAGAGGTCGTGGTTGATTTGCATTACGAGCGCGCGACTATCAGTGGTCGGAACTTTGCGCCAATCGCGCTGAAAGATGCTTTGCAAGCGCTGCATGAAGTAATGACTTCTGGGATTAATATCGTGCCAAAGCCGTTATGTAAAAAGATAGAGCCGCATCAGCAAAAGGGTAAGGATGACGAGCCTATCCGTCAAGATGACTTATGGCATATCATTGCTGATCGCTTAGACCATAATAATCTGGTATTTGCGGAACAAGGCACCGCTTATTTCGGTATTAGCGATGTCCGTTTACCAGAAGGCGTGACTTGCTACGGACAACCCATGTGGGGCTCAATCGGTTATACCTTGCCTGCGAGTCTAGGCGGCGCTATTGCCTCTCCGGATAAGCGTAGTGTGCTACTGATTGGCGACGGTTCAGCCTTACTGACTATTCAAGAGATAGCCGTCATGATCCAAGAACGTATTAATCCAGTTATTGTGCTGATTAACAATGATGGCTATACCGTCGAGCGCGCCATTCATGGTGAAAACCAACGTTATAACGACATTCCTAAGTGTAATTGGCAACTGATGCCGCAAGCATTTGGTGGTAATGAGGACAATACTCTACTGCTTAAGGTTGAAACAGCGGGCGAGTTAAAAGCCGCTCTGCTAAAGGCAGCAGCCACTACAGATAAAATGGTCATGCTAGAGGTGATCACGGACAAACACGATATTCCGCCTTTATTGGCTGATATCAGCGCTGCCTTGAAGCCCTCCAAGGCCTAA